A region of Paenibacillus sp. 37 DNA encodes the following proteins:
- the murD gene encoding UDP-N-acetylmuramoyl-L-alanine--D-glutamate ligase, whose product MNHPESYRGQQVVVLGLAKSGVQVAKVLDRAGAKVTVNDKKERDQCPEASELEALGISVVCGGHPDDLIHSGVKLVVKNPGIPYHAAPVQQAMALGIEVVTEVEVAYHLCAAPMIGITGSNGKTTTTTWVGKMLEHAGLKPIVAGNIGTPLCEAAEQASPDNWMVVELSSFQLKGTVDFRPRIASLLNVAETHLDYHGDLDDYVASKAKLFANQQPDDVAILNWDDSVCRGLVPYIKGRLLPFSMIEKLDTGVYADPPYVDGEEDDVKRQIIYADENGDQHMIIDIEDIGIAGRFNVENAMAAVAIAVAAGADPAVLAAPLADFKAVEHRLEYVLDHNGAAYYNNSKATNSKATVMALNSFKEPVVLIAGGLDRGSDMMELLPLFQERVKAVVAIGETRTKIAKVAELAGLKQIKVVDNEEDAALTLTVAVQEASKLASAGDVVLLSPACASWDMFASYEERGRIFKEAAHNL is encoded by the coding sequence ATGAATCATCCTGAATCATATCGCGGACAACAAGTAGTCGTGCTCGGATTGGCGAAAAGTGGGGTACAGGTCGCCAAAGTGCTGGATCGCGCCGGAGCGAAGGTTACAGTAAATGATAAAAAAGAGAGAGATCAATGTCCCGAAGCTTCCGAATTGGAGGCTTTGGGAATTTCTGTTGTATGCGGAGGACATCCGGATGATCTGATTCACAGTGGTGTGAAGCTGGTCGTTAAAAACCCGGGTATCCCATACCATGCAGCTCCTGTGCAGCAAGCTATGGCATTGGGCATTGAAGTGGTGACCGAAGTAGAGGTAGCTTATCATCTATGTGCTGCACCCATGATCGGGATTACGGGTTCCAACGGTAAAACAACAACGACCACTTGGGTGGGTAAAATGTTGGAGCATGCCGGCCTCAAACCGATCGTTGCCGGTAATATCGGAACACCTCTCTGTGAAGCGGCAGAGCAAGCTTCTCCAGATAACTGGATGGTTGTTGAGCTTAGCAGTTTCCAGCTCAAAGGAACGGTTGATTTCCGTCCCCGGATCGCCAGCTTGCTTAACGTTGCAGAGACGCATCTGGACTATCATGGGGATCTGGATGATTATGTGGCTTCCAAAGCCAAACTGTTCGCCAATCAGCAGCCTGATGACGTAGCCATCCTGAATTGGGATGATTCGGTATGTCGTGGTCTGGTTCCTTACATCAAAGGCAGATTGCTTCCCTTCTCAATGATTGAGAAATTGGATACAGGTGTGTATGCAGATCCACCTTATGTGGATGGAGAAGAGGATGATGTGAAGCGTCAGATTATCTACGCGGATGAAAACGGAGATCAGCACATGATCATCGATATTGAGGACATTGGCATAGCTGGACGATTTAATGTGGAAAATGCAATGGCGGCTGTGGCTATTGCCGTGGCTGCAGGAGCTGATCCAGCGGTACTGGCAGCGCCGCTCGCAGACTTCAAGGCAGTTGAACACCGCCTTGAATATGTACTAGATCATAATGGCGCTGCGTATTACAACAACTCCAAAGCGACCAATTCGAAGGCTACGGTCATGGCTCTGAACTCGTTCAAGGAGCCAGTTGTATTAATTGCCGGAGGGCTAGATCGTGGATCAGACATGATGGAGCTGTTGCCCTTGTTCCAGGAACGGGTAAAAGCTGTCGTTGCAATTGGAGAGACACGGACAAAAATTGCCAAGGTCGCCGAACTTGCCGGATTAAAGCAAATTAAGGTCGTCGATAATGAGGAGGACGCTGCCCTGACGTTAACCGTTGCTGTGCAGGAAGCATCGAAGCTTGCCAGTGCCGGTGATGTCGTTTTGTTATCCCCGGCATGTGCAAGTTGGGACATGTTTGCTTCCTATGAAGAGCGGGGACGCATTTTTAAAGAGGCGGCGCATAACTTGTAA
- the mraY gene encoding phospho-N-acetylmuramoyl-pentapeptide-transferase, with the protein MDFQVLLLTIGVSFILAVIAAPLLIPLLRRMKFGQQVREDGPQSHLKKSGTPTMGGVVILVAFTLAFLKFSAVKNTDFYVLLVATLGFGLIGFLDDYIKIVFKRSLGLTARQKMLGQLFFSAVMCFLLIQNGHSTAISIPGTSFSFDWTGWFYYPFVVFMMLAITNAVNFTDGLDGLLSGVSAIAFGAFAIVAMQATSMPAAVCAAAMIGAVLGFLVYNAHPAKVFMGDTGSLGIGGAIGAVAIVTKTELLFVIIGGIFVIEILSVIIQVVSFKTRGKRVFKMSPIHHHFELSGWSEWRVVITFWAVGAILAALGLYLNKGL; encoded by the coding sequence ATGGATTTTCAGGTATTACTGTTAACAATCGGCGTTTCATTTATTCTGGCGGTGATTGCCGCACCGCTCCTGATTCCGCTGTTACGCCGGATGAAATTCGGACAGCAAGTTAGGGAAGATGGGCCTCAGAGCCATTTGAAAAAAAGCGGAACACCTACAATGGGTGGAGTCGTCATTTTAGTTGCGTTCACATTGGCCTTTTTGAAATTTTCGGCAGTCAAGAATACAGACTTTTATGTCTTGCTTGTGGCTACGCTGGGATTCGGGCTTATAGGTTTCCTGGATGACTACATCAAAATTGTGTTCAAACGTTCGCTGGGACTGACGGCCAGACAAAAAATGCTGGGTCAATTGTTCTTCAGTGCAGTGATGTGTTTCTTGCTGATCCAGAATGGACACAGCACAGCCATCTCTATCCCGGGTACGTCATTCTCGTTTGACTGGACCGGATGGTTCTATTATCCGTTTGTTGTATTCATGATGCTTGCCATTACCAATGCGGTTAACTTTACCGACGGTCTGGATGGTTTGCTGTCAGGGGTAAGTGCGATTGCCTTTGGCGCGTTTGCGATTGTGGCGATGCAAGCCACGTCGATGCCGGCAGCAGTTTGTGCAGCAGCGATGATCGGAGCTGTGCTTGGTTTTCTGGTATACAATGCACATCCGGCCAAAGTGTTTATGGGAGACACCGGTTCTCTGGGTATTGGTGGTGCGATTGGTGCGGTAGCCATTGTAACCAAGACAGAGCTTCTATTTGTCATCATTGGCGGTATTTTTGTTATCGAGATCCTGTCTGTCATCATTCAAGTGGTATCTTTCAAGACTCGTGGCAAGCGTGTATTCAAAATGAGCCCCATTCACCATCACTTTGAATTAAGTGGTTGGTCAGAGTGGCGGGTTGTTATTACCTTTTGGGCGGTAGGCGCAATTTTGGCCGCTCTTGGACTTTATCTCAACAAGGGGTTGTAG
- a CDS encoding UDP-N-acetylmuramoyl-tripeptide--D-alanyl-D-alanine ligase — MKRTLAQLAEMCGGTLSDVAAHGNVMVEGVFTDSRKPLEGSLFIPLVGERFDGHEFVQACLEKGAAGAIWQKDHGIPPQGAVIVVDDTLVALQALASAYLTENKAAVVGITGSNGKTTTKDIVDAILSTTFKVHKTQGNFNNHIGLPLTVLSMDPDTEIIILEMGMSGRGEINDLSVIAQPDVAIITNIGESHLLQLGSRLEIARAKAEIAAGLKPGGLLIYNGDEPLIAQVLEEPATKQPDGLQRFTFGLQTDNDDYPTGLMNAQNGVVFTTKQSGEHAFTLPLLGTHNVVNCLAALAVARHFKVTTEQIAAGLSRLKLTGMRIEVTQGVSGLTLLNDAYNASPTSMKAAIDVLEGLKGYRMKVAVLGDMLELGPEEQNLHLGIGEYITSAKMDMVLVYGHLSAHIAEGARKHMPAEAVHAFIDKEEMTRYLLEKLHPRDVVLFKASRGMKLEDVVEALQIAPLQNRVD, encoded by the coding sequence CGCTCATGGCAATGTAATGGTCGAAGGGGTGTTTACCGATTCGCGTAAACCTCTGGAAGGCAGTTTATTTATTCCGCTAGTGGGTGAAAGGTTTGACGGACACGAATTTGTGCAAGCCTGTCTAGAGAAGGGGGCTGCAGGCGCGATCTGGCAAAAGGATCATGGTATTCCGCCACAAGGAGCTGTCATTGTTGTTGACGACACACTTGTCGCACTGCAAGCACTCGCATCGGCTTATCTAACGGAGAATAAAGCGGCTGTAGTCGGCATTACAGGCAGCAACGGCAAGACAACAACAAAGGACATCGTTGATGCCATTCTCTCAACGACGTTCAAAGTGCATAAGACGCAAGGCAACTTCAATAATCACATTGGTTTACCACTTACTGTACTAAGCATGGACCCGGATACCGAGATTATCATTTTGGAGATGGGTATGAGTGGTCGCGGGGAGATTAACGATTTGTCGGTTATTGCGCAGCCTGATGTAGCAATCATTACGAATATTGGTGAATCTCATCTGCTTCAGCTGGGGTCCAGATTGGAGATTGCCAGAGCCAAAGCCGAGATTGCCGCGGGATTGAAGCCTGGCGGGTTACTGATCTACAACGGAGACGAGCCTTTAATTGCACAAGTTCTTGAAGAGCCTGCAACGAAACAACCCGATGGATTACAGCGGTTTACATTTGGTCTGCAAACCGATAATGATGACTATCCTACCGGACTTATGAATGCCCAGAACGGCGTAGTTTTCACCACCAAACAGTCTGGAGAACATGCATTTACGCTACCTCTGCTAGGAACGCATAATGTCGTTAACTGTCTGGCTGCTTTGGCTGTAGCCCGTCATTTCAAAGTGACGACAGAGCAGATTGCAGCGGGATTGTCTCGCTTGAAACTGACAGGCATGCGTATTGAGGTTACTCAAGGCGTTAGTGGTCTAACCCTGCTGAATGATGCATACAATGCAAGTCCAACCTCCATGAAGGCCGCAATTGATGTACTAGAGGGTCTGAAAGGATACCGCATGAAAGTGGCTGTGCTTGGTGATATGCTTGAACTTGGACCTGAAGAACAGAATCTGCATCTTGGAATTGGTGAGTATATTACATCTGCCAAAATGGACATGGTGCTCGTATATGGTCACCTATCAGCACATATTGCTGAAGGAGCAAGAAAGCATATGCCGGCAGAGGCTGTGCATGCTTTTATAGATAAAGAAGAAATGACCCGTTATCTACTGGAGAAACTACATCCCAGAGACGTTGTCTTGTTCAAAGCTTCAAGAGGCATGAAGCTGGAGGACGTGGTCGAAGCACTACAAATAGCACCATTACAGAATCGAGTAGACTAG